In the Pseudomonadota bacterium genome, one interval contains:
- the larC gene encoding nickel pincer cofactor biosynthesis protein LarC has protein sequence MSTARIECVGGASGNMLLGALIDAGLEITPLEQALRRLPLPAFDLAVEQVVRRGVRAVHVEVRAPEERDARHLPDITAIIAQAALPSEVIHRAIAVFERLADAEARVHGISRDEVHFHEVGAVDAIVDVVGVVLGLSMLGVEAIGVSPLPVGTGSIRCEHGEMPNPAPATAELLRGWPLRFTDIPGELVTPTGAALLTTLGRFDLPHATETVERIGYGAGTRDSDHVANVLRLIITSDAGGGRSDSVVRLEACIDDMNPQIFGHVTDRLFEEGALDVFITPVLMKKGRPANQITALSPPGLEERLLAVLFEETTTIGVRVQPVERRLLPREQVCLQTSLGEVRFKIAGAESRARPEYDDCRRIARERGIPLIDVMERVRTEGEAALRARAREN, from the coding sequence ATGAGCACAGCACGCATCGAGTGCGTTGGCGGGGCGAGCGGCAACATGCTGCTGGGCGCCCTCATCGACGCGGGCCTCGAGATCACGCCCCTCGAGCAGGCGCTGCGGCGTCTCCCCCTCCCCGCGTTCGACCTGGCCGTCGAACAGGTCGTGCGGCGCGGCGTACGCGCGGTGCACGTCGAAGTTCGCGCCCCGGAAGAGCGCGACGCGCGCCACCTGCCGGACATCACGGCCATCATCGCGCAGGCGGCGCTCCCCTCCGAGGTCATACACCGTGCCATCGCGGTCTTCGAGCGCCTGGCCGACGCCGAGGCCCGGGTCCACGGAATCAGCCGCGACGAGGTGCACTTCCACGAGGTCGGCGCGGTCGACGCCATCGTCGATGTGGTGGGCGTGGTGCTGGGCCTGTCGATGCTGGGCGTCGAAGCCATCGGGGTCTCTCCCCTGCCCGTCGGCACCGGGAGCATCCGCTGCGAACACGGAGAGATGCCCAATCCCGCGCCGGCCACCGCCGAGCTGCTGCGCGGCTGGCCGCTGCGCTTCACCGACATCCCCGGCGAGCTGGTCACGCCGACCGGCGCGGCGCTTCTCACCACGCTGGGGCGCTTCGACCTGCCCCACGCCACCGAAACGGTCGAGCGCATCGGCTACGGCGCAGGCACGCGCGACAGCGACCACGTGGCCAACGTGCTTCGTCTCATCATCACGAGCGACGCGGGCGGTGGGCGCAGCGACAGCGTGGTGCGACTCGAGGCGTGCATCGACGACATGAATCCGCAGATCTTCGGGCACGTCACCGATCGCCTGTTCGAGGAAGGCGCGCTCGACGTGTTCATCACCCCCGTGCTCATGAAGAAGGGGCGTCCGGCGAACCAGATCACGGCGCTGAGCCCGCCCGGCCTCGAAGAGCGGCTGCTGGCCGTGCTCTTCGAAGAGACCACGACCATCGGTGTTCGCGTTCAGCCGGTCGAGCGACGTCTGCTTCCACGTGAGCAGGTGTGCCTGCAGACCTCACTGGGCGAGGTGCGGTTCAAGATCGCGGGCGCGGAGAGCCGTGCGCGTCCGGAGTACGATGACTGCCGCCGCATCGCGCGCGAGCGAGGGATTCCGCTCATCGACGTGATGGAGCGGGTGCGCACCGAGGGAGAAGCTGCGCTCAGAGCGAGAGCGCGGGAGAACTGA
- the larB gene encoding nickel pincer cofactor biosynthesis protein LarB produces MDRHRLHRLLEEVRDGRTTVDGALGQLSRMPYDDLDFARIDTHRALRKGFPEVVLCQWKTPQQTAEILARMVSHHDRVLATRASHETFEHVRQRLPQARYEEAARIITIGEPPPIVGTRPVVVATGGTSDLPVAEEAAVTARWTGCAVERLYDVGVAGLHRTLLHLDLLEQARVVIAVAGMEGALPTVLAGLLSCPVVAVPTNIGYGAHFSGLAPLLTMLNTCASGVAVVNIDNGFGAAMFAATIVHGDRGDAA; encoded by the coding sequence GTGGATCGACATCGGCTGCATCGCCTTCTCGAAGAGGTGCGCGATGGTCGCACGACCGTTGACGGCGCGCTCGGCCAGCTCTCGCGCATGCCCTACGACGACCTCGATTTCGCGCGCATCGACACGCACCGCGCCCTGCGCAAGGGCTTTCCGGAAGTGGTGCTCTGCCAGTGGAAGACCCCACAGCAGACCGCGGAGATCCTCGCGCGCATGGTCAGCCACCATGATCGTGTGCTGGCCACGCGGGCCTCGCACGAGACCTTCGAGCACGTGCGTCAGCGGCTGCCGCAGGCACGGTACGAGGAAGCCGCCCGCATCATCACCATCGGCGAGCCTCCGCCCATCGTGGGAACCCGCCCAGTCGTCGTCGCCACGGGCGGCACCTCCGACCTGCCCGTTGCCGAAGAGGCTGCCGTCACGGCGCGCTGGACCGGTTGCGCTGTAGAGCGCCTCTACGATGTCGGCGTGGCCGGACTGCACCGCACGCTTCTCCATCTCGACCTGCTCGAACAGGCCAGGGTGGTCATCGCCGTGGCGGGAATGGAAGGAGCGCTGCCCACTGTGCTGGCCGGGCTCCTGTCGTGCCCGGTGGTGGCTGTTCCCACCAACATCGGCTACGGCGCGCACTTCTCCGGGCTGGCCCCGCTGCTGACCATGCTCAACACCTGCGCCAGCGGCGTGGCGGTGGTGAACATCGACAACGGCTTCGGTGCCGCCATGTTCGCCGCCACCATCGTGCACGGCGACCGAGGCGACGCCGCATGA
- a CDS encoding anti-sigma factor antagonist, which yields MARGLRSWRLVSGWPTDLGVSALVSLLCRYLRPAPRPGLPGCWPVEQRGSWGNHADTHRSQRGSLILDGSLFQVDIVSDRDCTRLLCRASLPKLRRCLDDLLAARALRVEIDLEEVKSLDTRAISTIVAAHERFRSRRGQLYIGRCSDGLDRLLESRALRFLRCASA from the coding sequence ATCGCACGCGGGCTGCGCTCCTGGCGGCTCGTCTCGGGCTGGCCGACTGATCTCGGGGTTTCGGCGCTGGTCTCTCTGCTGTGCCGGTACCTCCGCCCAGCGCCCCGCCCTGGTCTGCCGGGGTGTTGGCCTGTTGAGCAGAGGGGGTCGTGGGGGAATCATGCAGACACACATCGCTCACAAAGGGGCAGTCTCATCTTGGATGGCTCATTGTTTCAGGTCGATATCGTCTCTGATCGCGACTGCACGCGGCTGCTGTGTCGCGCTTCTCTCCCGAAGCTGCGGCGATGTCTCGACGACCTCCTGGCCGCGCGCGCGCTGCGGGTGGAGATCGATCTCGAGGAGGTGAAATCCCTCGACACCCGCGCCATCTCGACCATCGTGGCGGCGCACGAGCGGTTCCGGTCTCGCCGCGGTCAGCTCTACATCGGCCGGTGCAGCGATGGTCTCGATCGCCTGCTCGAATCCCGCGCACTGCGGTTCTTGCGCTGCGCGTCGGCATGA
- a CDS encoding MogA/MoaB family molybdenum cofactor biosynthesis protein encodes MSDGRTDLSHKQAAPRRVGFFTVTVSDTRTADDDVSGACMRDLIAQAGHDCVAHCIVLDEPARVVEAIAAAVSRDDVQIVVLSGGTGLSSRDGTFEAVSALIEKPMPGFGEIFRMLSFEQVGAAAMLSRATAGLYRGRAVFALPGSPKAVSLALSRLILPEAGHLVFESRR; translated from the coding sequence GTGAGCGATGGGCGCACCGATCTCTCCCACAAGCAGGCTGCTCCGCGTCGGGTGGGGTTCTTCACCGTTACGGTGAGCGATACCCGAACCGCAGATGATGATGTGAGCGGCGCCTGCATGCGTGATCTCATCGCGCAGGCCGGCCACGACTGCGTGGCGCACTGCATCGTGCTGGACGAACCGGCACGCGTGGTCGAGGCCATCGCGGCGGCGGTCTCGCGCGATGACGTGCAGATCGTGGTGCTCAGCGGCGGAACCGGCCTCTCGTCGCGTGACGGCACGTTCGAGGCCGTGTCTGCGCTGATCGAGAAGCCCATGCCCGGGTTCGGCGAGATCTTTCGCATGCTGTCGTTCGAGCAGGTGGGCGCAGCGGCCATGCTCAGCCGCGCCACGGCCGGGCTGTATCGAGGGCGAGCGGTGTTCGCTTTGCCCGGATCACCGAAGGCGGTCTCGTTGGCCCTGTCGCGTCTCATTCTGCCGGAAGCCGGACACCTCGTCTTCGAGTCGCGCCGCTGA
- the larE gene encoding ATP-dependent sacrificial sulfur transferase LarE: MNRTESLPQAPHRPSWDALERVARTARTNRERLIEILQGFRDGGLMVAYSGGVDSTYLLHEAAQVLGDRVVAATALSESLASDEHQRALALAQRMGVRLAEVETQEIDNPDYRRNAPNRCFFCKQELFTRLAPLAEELGIATIAYGAIIDDLGDHRPGAAAATAHRVRAPLQEAGLSKDEIRYLSREADLPTWNQPSQACLSSRVAYGQSIEPEWLRAIEDAERFIRGFGLHQVRVRHHGVTARIEVDAENVAFLASPEVRGPIVERLKALGYVYVTLDLAGFRSGSMNLASPPSPRAED; encoded by the coding sequence ATGAATCGCACCGAGTCGCTCCCCCAGGCTCCCCACCGCCCCTCGTGGGACGCGCTCGAGCGCGTCGCGAGAACCGCGCGCACGAACCGCGAGCGCCTGATCGAGATCTTGCAAGGCTTTCGCGATGGCGGGCTGATGGTGGCCTACAGCGGTGGTGTCGACAGCACATACCTGTTGCACGAAGCGGCGCAGGTCCTCGGTGATCGTGTGGTTGCGGCAACCGCCCTCTCTGAGAGCCTCGCCTCCGACGAGCACCAGCGCGCCCTCGCCCTGGCCCAGCGCATGGGGGTGCGCCTCGCAGAGGTGGAGACCCAGGAGATCGACAACCCGGACTACCGCCGCAACGCCCCCAACCGATGCTTCTTCTGCAAGCAGGAGCTGTTCACGCGGCTGGCCCCCCTGGCGGAGGAGCTGGGCATCGCCACCATCGCCTACGGAGCCATCATCGATGATCTGGGCGATCACCGCCCCGGCGCTGCGGCCGCCACCGCCCACCGCGTGCGCGCGCCCTTGCAGGAGGCGGGACTGTCGAAGGACGAGATCCGCTACCTGAGCCGTGAGGCCGATCTCCCGACGTGGAACCAGCCCTCCCAGGCCTGTCTGTCATCGCGCGTGGCCTATGGCCAGTCGATCGAACCAGAGTGGCTGCGCGCCATCGAAGACGCGGAGCGGTTCATTCGCGGCTTCGGTCTGCATCAGGTGCGCGTTCGCCACCACGGGGTCACCGCGCGCATCGAGGTCGACGCGGAGAACGTGGCGTTCCTTGCCTCGCCGGAGGTGCGCGGGCCCATCGTCGAACGTCTGAAGGCGCTGGGCTACGTGTACGTGACCCTCGACCTGGCAGGGTTTCGAAGCGGCAGCATGAATCTCGCTTCCCCCCCCTCGCCGCGCGCCGAAGACTGA
- a CDS encoding molybdopterin molybdenumtransferase MoeA: MRPLTVLLPVEEALSILLDAVHPVEETEEVRLTEAVGRVLAESVTSPHDVPPFDRAAMDGFALRAADATQVPAALDCIEYLYAGAPGVCEVVSGTCSEIATGAPVPPGADAVVMVEQTTRAGPHGAERIEVLHAVRPGQHITRRGSDICAGEQVLAAGTLLTPARVGALAAVGRCSARVYRRPRIAVGATGNEIVPPGGPVAPGQIYDVNSYALHALFTSLGCEVEMLEHAIDDVAVIESRIRAGLHCDMVVLSGGSSVGEKDVLQDAFAHLGDILFHGIAIKPGKPTMLARIQGCPVVGMPGYPTSCLSNGYWFLAPAIDRIARRPPSRKTTVRARLTDGIASMADKHHLYTVRLCEGEAAAAFKESGAITSMSRADGFVTIPVGVSGRAAGEEVEVTLL, translated from the coding sequence ATGCGACCGTTGACCGTGCTGCTTCCTGTCGAGGAGGCGCTCTCGATTCTGCTCGATGCCGTGCATCCGGTCGAGGAGACGGAGGAGGTGCGTCTCACCGAGGCCGTGGGGCGCGTGCTGGCCGAATCGGTGACATCGCCGCACGACGTGCCGCCCTTCGATCGCGCCGCCATGGACGGGTTTGCCCTGCGGGCAGCCGATGCCACGCAGGTGCCCGCTGCGCTCGATTGCATCGAGTACCTCTACGCCGGCGCGCCTGGCGTGTGTGAGGTCGTTTCGGGAACGTGCAGCGAGATCGCAACCGGCGCGCCCGTTCCACCGGGGGCCGACGCCGTGGTCATGGTGGAGCAGACCACCCGTGCCGGACCGCACGGCGCTGAGCGCATCGAGGTGCTTCACGCCGTGCGCCCCGGGCAGCACATCACCCGTCGCGGGTCTGACATCTGCGCGGGAGAGCAGGTTCTGGCCGCGGGCACGCTGCTCACGCCCGCGCGTGTGGGCGCGCTGGCCGCCGTGGGGCGCTGCAGCGCGCGGGTCTATCGACGGCCTCGCATCGCCGTGGGCGCGACGGGGAACGAGATCGTGCCGCCCGGCGGTCCCGTGGCGCCTGGGCAGATCTACGATGTGAACTCCTACGCCTTGCACGCGCTCTTCACGTCGCTGGGGTGCGAGGTCGAGATGCTCGAGCACGCCATAGATGACGTGGCGGTGATCGAATCGCGCATCCGCGCTGGCCTGCACTGCGACATGGTGGTGCTCAGCGGTGGAAGCTCGGTGGGCGAGAAGGATGTGCTGCAGGACGCGTTCGCCCATCTCGGGGACATCCTCTTCCACGGCATTGCCATCAAGCCCGGAAAGCCCACCATGCTGGCGCGGATTCAGGGGTGCCCCGTCGTGGGAATGCCGGGGTACCCCACCTCGTGCCTGTCGAACGGGTACTGGTTCCTCGCCCCCGCCATCGATCGCATCGCCCGTCGCCCACCGTCTCGAAAGACCACGGTGCGCGCCCGGCTCACAGATGGCATTGCCAGCATGGCCGACAAGCACCATCTCTACACGGTGCGTCTGTGTGAGGGCGAGGCGGCGGCTGCCTTCAAGGAGTCCGGTGCCATCACGTCGATGTCGCGGGCAGACGGGTTTGTCACGATTCCCGTGGGCGTCTCGGGTCGCGCCGCGGGCGAAGAGGTGGAGGTGACGCTGCTGTGA